ATGCTGGAGATGAGCGAGTCGGCTGTTTCCCACCAAATGCGGTGTTTGAAAGCTATGCGACTGGTGGGCTATAGAAAACAAGGGCGTAAAGTTTTTTATCGCTTGCAAGATGATCATGTCTTCCAGCTTTATATGTCTGTTGCAGAACACCTAGATGAGAATAACTAAATATAAAACTTAATTAAAAATATACAGCAAGTTTTTTATCTGAAAAAACCTGTAATTCTTTCTTCAGAGAGGATGCAGGTTTTTTGTTTATATTTAAATAATTTAATTCGTTTTGTTGCTTGGCTTTAGGAGAATAGTGACGTATTTGTATTACACAATCGCTATTTTAAGCATTGTTCGGGCTTGAACTTTGTTTAAATCTCGCTAAAGAAAATGCCCTCTCTGGGCATTGCTTTAAATCCCAGGGACAGTCTCTAATGGAGTTTGTCGGAACAAAAAAAACATTGACGTTCCATGAATCCCTGCAATACTACTTTTTTCAAGTAGCACGCAGATCAAAACAGCTATCTACCATTGAGAAACAAAATGGTTACAAAACGTTTAACAGAGACGCTTCTGGCTATTGCCATGCTGCCTGTGATGCTAAGTCAACCTGCTTTGGCTCACGTCGTTTGGTTTGACTTTGACAAAAACAACGCAGAATACGATCTATTGTTCGGTCATCCAGAGATTGGCCCCGAACCAATTGATGTGGCAAAATTCCGGGAAGCCACAGCCTACGATACGAACAAACAGGTTGTCCCTGCTCAAATTAACATTAACCCGCAAAATGGTATATCTGTTGTCCCACAGGGAGAGATTGCAGCGCTGACCGCCTTCTTTGACAATGGTTTCTGGCTCGAAAACTTAAGTGATGGTAGCTTTGAAAACATTACCCAACAGGAGGCACAGGCACTTAATTATGTCAATGTCACCAATTTTGTCAAGTACACCAAGGCTCTTTATGACTGGTCTGCACCCGTACAGCAGTCGTTCGGCCTTCCACTTGAGATTATGCCCCTGCAAAATCCTTTGGAGGTAGCGGCAGGAGAAACCCTGCCAATTCAGGTTTTATTTCAAGGCAACGTAGTTAACGATGCTCTAGTGGAATATCTGGGACAAACGGTAAACCTAAATCAAGACGGCACGTTCGACATTCCCATCGGGCAGGGTGGCCTGCAAGTCATAGAAGCCAACTATAGTAACCCTACGGCGACTAATCCTGGTATTTCTTACGCCGCTAGCTTCACCGCACAACAAACCGTTCCTGAACCATCGGCATTGCTTGGCCTCAGCGTGCTTGGTCTAATGGCGTTTGCAGGTAAGCAAGGTAAGAAGCTGAAATTAACCCGTATAAGCGATCGCTTTTGACAATAGTCTGGCAATTCATACTATGACTCAAGTAAGTAAGATGAATTGCCCAACTTCTGCAAGCTTTGTTCTAAAAACTTTTAATCTAAAACTACCTGTAGTTTCTGCGCCAGAAAGGATGCAGGGTTTTTGTTTGTATTTAACTTCTGCAAGAGTGAATTCAGAAAATAGTTGACAAATTATTCAAATATTGAGTAATTTAGCATAGCTTATTAAGAATGGATCTCATTCTTGCTAGAACCAGCGAGTAAATTCTAAATAAGCTGATATTGGTGTGAGGAAAATGATTGTGTCTAAAATTTTGTGGAATTCCCTGCTAGGCAGTCCAGCTAGTTTGGGAATGTTTCTGGTTGTTTCAGCAGCTAGTACGATTCCTGCGGATAGCTTTGTTAATGCGGCTGAAATGCCGTATACAACAACACGAGAGCTTCAAACTTCACAACAACCAACAACTGCGATCGCGAAGCGTCTCCCAAGGAGAATCGCACTTAATACTGTTGAGCCACCAACCGTTAACAATATAGAAGAGAAAACACCTGCGATACCAACTGTTGAAATTACTTCTCCACCGACAGCTAACAATCCAGCAACCGTTGCAGAGCAACGTAATCTTAAAGCTTCTACGGAGCTATTGTCACAAAATCTTCCTGACAATGCTGATGCTCCTACAGTTCCCGTAACAAATGTTTCCGAGTTAAGCGATGTCCGACCGACAGACTGGGCTTATGAAGCTCTCAGGAATCTTGCAGAAAGATACAAATGTTTGCAGAGATACCCTGATGGTACTTACCGTGGTAGCCGCGCACTGTCGCGCTATGAATTTGCTGCTGGTTTGAATGCTTGTTTTCAACAGATAGAAAGCTTGATTGCTCGCCCTGGCACAAATACAAATGGGATTAGCAACAATGACCTTCAGGTGGTACAACGGCTAACTCAAGAGTTTAGAACAGAACTGACAACATTAGGGACACGATTAAATAGCATAGAAGCTCGTACTGCATTTATAGAACAGCGCCAGTTTTCAACTACAACTAAGCTTAATGGAACAGTTATCTTTGGGCTTGCAGGTGTAGCAGCAGGAGAAAATGCTTTAGGGGAAAAAATAGACCAAGTACCTGTATTAGGAACTCGGACTCGTTTAGACTTTGATACTAGCTTTACGGGTAAAGATTTACTTAGAACAAGATTTCAGATAGCTAACTTAGATGCCTTGTCAGGCACTTCTACACTTACTCCTGAAGGTGATCTCAGATTTACAGCGGGAACTTTCAGCACTGGAAATGATACTACTGCTGCGCTTGATGCTTTGCTGTATAGTTTCCCTGTCGGTGAGAAAACAACTGTCATTCTTGAGGCTAATGCTGGCGCGGCTGATGACTTTACCGATACAGTCAACCCTGGCTTTGATGGTGATGGCGATCGCGGCGCACTTTCTAACTTTGGTACTCGTAACCCAATTTATTACTTAACTAGCGGTGCTGGTTTAGCCGTGCGGCACGTATTTAACGATAATCTGGAATTAAGCTTAGGGTATTTAGCAACTGATCCAGCTAACTCCACACCAGGCGGGGGTTTGTTTAATGGGCCATACGGGGCGATAGGACAGTTAACTATCAAGCCAAGAGAAAATTTAACTGTGGGCTTAACTTACCTGAATGCTTACAATAACGATCTCACTGCTGGTAGTAATCGTGCTAATCTGCGCTCTGCTTTATCGGATAATCCAGAGGGTTTACGCTTAAATCAGAGTTTTCTAGACTCAATTCCAGAAGGATCGAGTTTAGCAACCTCTAGTAATGCCTATGGTATACAGGCATCACTACAACTCAGCCCTAAGTTTATCTTAGGTGGTTGGGCTGGCTACACTACCACGCGCACTCTACCTTCTGCTGAACAAAGCGCGTCATTGGGAGGAGATTTAGGTATTTGGAATTATGCAGTTACTCTGGGCTTTCCTGATTTGGGTAAGGAGGGCAGCTTTGCAGGCATAATTGTAGGGATGGAGCCTAAACTTACTCGTGTTAGTGGCCCGATATCTACATTAGGACTAAGTAAAGATCCAGATACTTCATTGCATATTGAAGGTTTTTACCAGTATCAACTAACCGATAATATTGCAGTTACACCTGGGATTATCTGGCTGACTGCTCCCGACCACAATAACCTCAATGAGGATATTGTGATTGGCACAGTTAGAACTACGTTTAGTTTCTAGTTAAGAGCAAATCTGCATTTATAATCCCTTTTTTTCCCGCAGCCTTCAGGCTAGGGTTAAACAGACAAAGCCTGCCTAAGCAGGCTCTAAAACTCTTTGCGCCGATCGCACATAACCTCGCGCTAGACTGCTAGATATCCGTAATCATACTGAGTTCTAGTAATCAGCAGCCATGACTAATCGCCTTGCCGAATCCCAAAGCCTGTACTTGCGGAAACACGCAGAAAATCCGATAGATTGGTGGTCTTGGTGCGATGAAGCGTTAGAAGTTGCCAGACGAGAGAATAAGCCGATTTTTCTTTCAATCGGCTACTCTAGCTGCCATTGGTGTACGGTGATGGAAGGCGAGGCGTTTTCCGATAGTGCGATCACAGATTATATGAACGCCAATTTTATCCCGATTAAGGTGGATCGGGAAGAACGCCCAGACCTAGACAGCATTTATATGCAAACTTTGCAGATGATTACAGGTCAAGGC
Above is a genomic segment from Oculatellaceae cyanobacterium containing:
- a CDS encoding DUF4198 domain-containing protein, which gives rise to MVTKRLTETLLAIAMLPVMLSQPALAHVVWFDFDKNNAEYDLLFGHPEIGPEPIDVAKFREATAYDTNKQVVPAQININPQNGISVVPQGEIAALTAFFDNGFWLENLSDGSFENITQQEAQALNYVNVTNFVKYTKALYDWSAPVQQSFGLPLEIMPLQNPLEVAAGETLPIQVLFQGNVVNDALVEYLGQTVNLNQDGTFDIPIGQGGLQVIEANYSNPTATNPGISYAASFTAQQTVPEPSALLGLSVLGLMAFAGKQGKKLKLTRISDRF
- a CDS encoding iron uptake porin, with amino-acid sequence MSKILWNSLLGSPASLGMFLVVSAASTIPADSFVNAAEMPYTTTRELQTSQQPTTAIAKRLPRRIALNTVEPPTVNNIEEKTPAIPTVEITSPPTANNPATVAEQRNLKASTELLSQNLPDNADAPTVPVTNVSELSDVRPTDWAYEALRNLAERYKCLQRYPDGTYRGSRALSRYEFAAGLNACFQQIESLIARPGTNTNGISNNDLQVVQRLTQEFRTELTTLGTRLNSIEARTAFIEQRQFSTTTKLNGTVIFGLAGVAAGENALGEKIDQVPVLGTRTRLDFDTSFTGKDLLRTRFQIANLDALSGTSTLTPEGDLRFTAGTFSTGNDTTAALDALLYSFPVGEKTTVILEANAGAADDFTDTVNPGFDGDGDRGALSNFGTRNPIYYLTSGAGLAVRHVFNDNLELSLGYLATDPANSTPGGGLFNGPYGAIGQLTIKPRENLTVGLTYLNAYNNDLTAGSNRANLRSALSDNPEGLRLNQSFLDSIPEGSSLATSSNAYGIQASLQLSPKFILGGWAGYTTTRTLPSAEQSASLGGDLGIWNYAVTLGFPDLGKEGSFAGIIVGMEPKLTRVSGPISTLGLSKDPDTSLHIEGFYQYQLTDNIAVTPGIIWLTAPDHNNLNEDIVIGTVRTTFSF